The genomic stretch GGATGATATTTTTCCAGGAAAGACATTCAAGCTTTCTCCGGACGACAAATTCGTTCTATTCGATCCGGATTATAAGGAAGTCGAAAAGATCAGAGACAGAAAGTTAAAGGAAGAATCGAATAAACCTAAACTTTCCAACGAAGAAGTGCTCAAACTTGTAGAAAGAGAAAGAGTGAGAAAGAAAGTGCTCACTGCAAAATGGGAACAAACCAATTTTTCCAAGAAAGACTTCGATCGTATCCTTGCTTATATAGAAAAAAGTATCCAGAACTACAGCACTCCTCCCCTCAAAGATCCGTTTGGCGAAGAGGACAATAAGGAAAAAGAACCGTTCTCTATCAAGGATGTGTATCTTGCCGCTGCAAACGGGTATCTTTCCTCTTTAGATCCTCATAGCCAAGTCTTCTTAAAAGCTGCCTGGGAAGAATCCATGGCTAAAATAGAAGACGGAAGCTTTGAAGGAATAGGAGCCATCTTAAGCGGTGGCGGAAATAAAGAAGTCGTCGTAGAAAATCCTTTGGAAGGAAGACCTGCAGTCAATGCAGGTGTGCGCGCAGGAGATACGATCCTTGCTGTGGATGGAAAATCCGTAAAAGGAATGATCCTGGACAAGGTAGTAGAAAAGATCAAAGGAAAGAAAGGCTCCAAAGTAGTTCTTACTATTCGTAGAAAGGGAGTCTCCGGAACTCTTGCTATCGAAGTCATTCGCGATACGATTGAGATCAAGAATATCACAAGCAAGCTAATCGATAATCATCCGTACATCGGATATATCAAGCTGACAGGTTTCGTGAAATCCGATCCTCCAGTTGATAGAGAATTCGTGCAACATTTCAAGGAATTAGAAAAACAATCCGCAGCAAAAGGAAGCAAACTAAAAGCTCTCGTTTTGGATCTTAGAAATAACCCTGGAGGTTATCTGGATCTCGCGATCGATCTTGCGGATATGTTCGTTACGAACGGA from Leptospira semungkisensis encodes the following:
- a CDS encoding S41 family peptidase; translation: MRSLSLSFISVILCTSIFFCQPSSGNSKTTADFNLKDFDSVVKTVEGNYIDKNIDKNRAYKDAAVFALLSLPHGLYLYPESYFNDREKYEESDDIFPGKTFKLSPDDKFVLFDPDYKEVEKIRDRKLKEESNKPKLSNEEVLKLVERERVRKKVLTAKWEQTNFSKKDFDRILAYIEKSIQNYSTPPLKDPFGEEDNKEKEPFSIKDVYLAAANGYLSSLDPHSQVFLKAAWEESMAKIEDGSFEGIGAILSGGGNKEVVVENPLEGRPAVNAGVRAGDTILAVDGKSVKGMILDKVVEKIKGKKGSKVVLTIRRKGVSGTLAIEVIRDTIEIKNITSKLIDNHPYIGYIKLTGFVKSDPPVDREFVQHFKELEKQSAAKGSKLKALVLDLRNNPGGYLDLAIDLADMFVTNGLIVSVKSPNRSPEDSNAGKKDLTDLPVAVLINAKSASASEIVASALKHHGRGLILGERSFGKATVQKLQELRGNNAYYIKLTQSRYYSPSGNTIQVVGVKPDVDVSSEEDGSFPFHYREENMWNHLPELPSASEEKSHFDVKKLESWVKTNGKGEKFIHEHKNDPIKPDFQLIRSIDYVEALLNSNAKRK